CTTGTGGAGGAAGTTTTGCAAAGCCTCCTGGTGTCAAGCATCTGGAACACCTCAGCATGCTGTAAAGTAATAGcccagctccttgcttgcagaaGAATCAAGTGTGTATTCCAGATACTTAGCACTGCTTTCCCTTGTGTCAGCAGCTCCTGTGAACTGGTCCAATCCATCCGGACACCTTCCATCTCACAACAGTGGTATACTTGAAGAAAGGGACACAAGTTTCAGTCTATATATGTGGAGGATTAAATGCAACTAGGCAGGCAGGATAGAACCATAGGAAAGTCCTTCAGGAACATCCTTGTTCAGTCATTTTGTTTGCTAGAGTTGCATCTGTGACACAGAAGTGCTTACGTAGGTCTGTGGGCTCAGAAGGGGGCTGCAGAAGCCTTCCAAATTCCAGAGGCACAAGGTGGGGATACTTCTatgtcgcgacggaaagctctagacacctcaatgtgagaatccaggaacttcgtttattgtagattgacaacagcttaatatacactctataataggttcatgaatattacagaaattaggctcattattggtgctcagttaggtgctgatatcatcttaactgtctttcattgtttacacaggtggctcgttaagtgtctctgttttggtaatgcctagctcctgttcttcagctcaatttagaatacccaaggacgttgctgctttctcacggccctgctatctcagactttctcatgggcctagtcagactgcgtcttatactttagcagctcacccatagccttagccatgttcatatgtcctcgcatttctaaccaatcctctacaCTTCTATATATCCAGAGTCAGCTGAATGAAGCAAACAgctaaaaaaattcctttgacTTTACCTGTGTTATCAAATATACTCAATAGCAAGATCACTGCATCTCAGCTGTCTGTGCTGACACTTCACAGAAACCAGGAGAACATTATCAGCTGCATTTCACATTCTCCTTCTCATCAGCATCTGAATAGGTGTGTAGTGAATCCTTTGGGGAGAaagaagacatgaaaaaaaaaaaaaaaggaacagatttCTTTTGTGCCCACTTCCCCTTCATTCCTTACTGCAAGAGGAAGACCAAAGAATCTCAACCTATCCTTTCACCCACAGTGCCAGGTAGTTTTATACAATCCCAAAACTACTGTAGCTATTTTACCACCAAGAGCTGCCCTGCCACAtgctctctctgcagtttcATCTCTCCTGCCACTACAAGTTTTAATTTGAATGGTCTTgcttaggaagaaaaagaagcatctCAGGGCCAACACCTCTCATCTTGGTAGCACAAAGCAGGCTTTGCTAGCATGAGGTTTTTCTTTACCTGGGTTAAAAGCTGATGACGCCTCAGCTGTCTATAGAAgtgcagcacagaaggatcAGCTCTCACTACTTTTGGGTCAAAATCCAGAACACGGAGACCTGCAAGGCTGCGGGCTCGGGAGAGGGCTACGTAAGCCTGCCCACTTTCAAAGACACGAGACAGGGAGATTTCCACACAATCTAAAGACATGCCCTGCCAAAGACACAGAGAACTTTGttacagaacaaacaaacaagaacacTGTGCTGTACCAACACTAACCTGTGAGTCTGTCAAAGGTACCGTTCTTGGTGTAAGggcttgattaaaaaaaaagaaaaaaacaaagaagtcttttgttttactgtgtaACTGATTAAAAGACGAGaatcagaaaggaaaggcaGTTTCCTACTGTCAGTAAATTGCTAGCAGATAGTAGAATCCACTAACTCCAGAGAACCTCTTGTTGCATGAAACTCCATAAATCCCATCTAATCaacacagcagggaaagaaatcctGCTGGTTTCACTCCTAGTAGTTAACTAGAGCAGTCACCATTCTCAAGCAGTCCTCAGGCAGATCAGAGAGTTTGGGTTAGgcctgtctgcagggctgtcctgggcacagcagaATTTACAGCCTGCCCTGGTTTAAACAGTGGCACAGGAACAATAAGCAGTGGCATGGGAACAAACTCACAGGTTTCCAAGACCAGTATTCATCAAAGTGTATGAAGCCTTCTGGAAGGCAAGGAACTTTGAGAAAGTTACACTGttacattgaaaaaaaccaaacacacaccaCCATCAGCCCAAAGAGAGCtgtggctctggcagctgcctcagtTATACTGTAAACCTCAGGGTCTCTAGTGCTGATGACTCTCAAGGAAACACTGCTCTCATCAGCCCACAATGGTAAATAATGCTGCTTTATAGTCCAACACCAACTATGCAGATGGCAGCACCCCATGGAAACTCCAGCAGTGTATCTAGTCCATCTGTGACCCTATAGGCAGGTATCATGAGCAGAAGAGGTGCAGCTAAACACACATATTCTGGAGTTCCCCCCCCAACAagggcctttcagctttcccttctgttttacCAGCAATGCAAGCTCACCCAGGAAATAAGGTTTATGATGGTGTGCAAGTCTTTAGACAGCTGTATAAGGACACCCACCTGACTCTTGTGAATGGAAATGGCCCATGCCAACTTTAAAGGCAGCTGTTGACGACTCAGGTGAACTCCTGATGGTCCTTTGAAGACCCATTTCTCCATTCTTATGACCTGTGTGACCCCACAGAGAAACCTCACCTTAGGCAGCCCTGTAGGAAtgggagcaggagagaaacagagatgtATTCCTGACACTCAAAAGCCAGGAAGTCAGCAGCCTaagaacacttttttccccccctcctaaACCAAACCTAAACCCGCAGACAGTAAATAGCATGCACTGAAATGATGTTTGGCACCTACTTAAGGCAGGAGAATTAAAGCCAGGTAATTTATCAGCtgagatgcagagaaaaatacacattgcAGGTAGCAGAACATTAttctttgagaaaaaacaaacaaaaacttgcttgaacaaaagaaaacaggaaatgcaaATGAGCACCCACATCTagacaacacagaaaagcaaacacaagagGCCCATAGATAGCTACAGCTGATGCAGtgcatgacatcacagctggtGAGAGCCCCAAGCCTGCAGAGATctcctccctgctttccctctAATTATTCTTACCAGGCAGTAAACAAAGTTGAGAAGTCATCAGCCATCAATGAAAAAtcgttttgttatttttccccctcttccttcaACAAGAGATCAAGAAGCTCACTTACCCTTCTGTTCACTTTCAAATCCTACAACAACGCCTCGTGCCCCGTTCACCAGCCCTTGAGACACATCCAGATTCTTTGCTAGCATCacctacagagaaaaagaaaaatccttcagtGCACTGGGTTTTCAGCCTGttcagccacctgcagttaaGCTTCTTTCCAGGAAGCATAAGCACATCAGGCTGATAGGACCATATCATCCTATCCTGCCTACTGCAGGAGAGAGCACCATCtccaactgaaattatttcatagcCTTTCCTTCCTAGGATTCCCAGCTATTTTACAGCATTGAACACTTCACTTGAGCTGCTTCCATCCACAGCTATGAGCTGCCTATGCTCTCTGCTACTGAAAGCTTCTAAACCTGATTGGAAAAGTGTGTCAAAGTCACAGCAATCATCATTGTCCCCAAGACATGGACTACACTCAAATCaaactcattttctgtttcGATAAGATTCCaagcagagaaaatataaaagattgGAACAGAATCTTCTGTTGGCCTGGCATAGACATTCTATATTGAATCTGCATTCTGTGTATTAATCTACTCTATATATTTATCtgatattcctttatttttcttataccATTTGATCTGCTGTTCTATTCCATGTGTATGTACACATACTTACCTGAGCTCCAAGCTTCAGCTCAACTCTACCACCCACAGGACACTTGAGCATCAATTAACTTCACTAGCATTGGGTCACTATCCAAAGCCTCAAATGTGTGCACTTCTGttaaggaaagaaagacatAACAAATTGCAGCTGTTGAACACATTATACACAGCATGACAGGAGGCTcagcatttatttctaatagcaatttctcttttaatatccattctgctctgctgctaGGACATCTTCACACAAACCTTGTCACATCTAACAACAGAGAGCTCACTATTGCCTCTCTTCCCAACAGAATTTGCAGAGCATGAAAAGGCACAGGAATCAAAGGCCAGCAGTAAATAAGAACTGAGCAGCCAGCATTTTGAGCATATGACTAGTTTCATTTGCTGCCAACATCAGATCACTAAAGGAAGTATCCAGAAAATATTGCCAGAAAGGGAGGCAAAAATTGAGAAAGCCCTTAATAAGATgctatagaaagaaaaagcagaggtgtGAAGGCAATAAATGACCAACCCTGTTTCATAGCAATCAATGAGCTTGCTGTCTATTACATACCAAGAAGTGACActgaatatttaacaaaaaaactgaatttttccCCAGGCAGCCGAACTCCAACACACAGAGCTTTGACTGGTGCTGCAGTGCATGACAGAACACTAGTTCTTCCTGACACCACAGTATCCCCACTGTATCCACTCAGAGCTCAGCCCCAGAGCCAGCAG
The genomic region above belongs to Pseudopipra pipra isolate bDixPip1 unplaced genomic scaffold, bDixPip1.hap1 HAP1_SCAFFOLD_72, whole genome shotgun sequence and contains:
- the LOC135408875 gene encoding ATP-dependent DNA helicase PIF1-like isoform X2 is translated as MLKCPVGGRVELKLGAQVMLAKNLDVSQGLVNGARGVVVGFESEQKGLPKVRFLCGVTQVIRMEKWVFKGPSGVHLSRQQLPLKLAWAISIHKSQGMSLDCVEISLSRVFESGQAYVALSRARSLAGLRVLDFDPKVVRADPSVLHFYRQLRRHQLLTQIIRMLDGIF
- the LOC135408875 gene encoding ATP-dependent DNA helicase PIF1-like isoform X1, with protein sequence MLKCPVGGRVELKLGAQVMLAKNLDVSQGLVNGARGVVVGFESEQKGLPKVRFLCGVTQVIRMEKWVFKGPSGVHLSRQQLPLKLAWAISIHKSQGMSLDCVEISLSRVFESGQAYVALSRARSLAGLRVLDFDPKVVRADPSVLHFYRQLRRHQLLTQDSLHTYSDADEKENVKCS